The Rhinopithecus roxellana isolate Shanxi Qingling chromosome 13, ASM756505v1, whole genome shotgun sequence genome contains a region encoding:
- the LOC115892788 gene encoding serine/arginine-rich splicing factor 6, translated as MPRVYIGRLSYNVREKDIQRFFSGYGRLLEVDLKNGYGFVEFEDSRDADDAVYELNGKELCGERVIVEHARGPRRDRDGYSYGSRSGGGGYSSRRTSGRDKYGPPVRTEYRLIVENLSSRCSWQDLKDFMRQAGEVTYADAHKERTNEGVIEFRSYSDMKRALDKLDGTEINGRNIRLIEDKPRTSHRRSYSGSRSRSRSRRRSRSRSRRSSRSRSRSISKSRSRSRSRSKGRSRSRSKGRKSRSKSKSKPKSDRVSHSHSRSRSKDEYEKSRSRSRSRSPKENGKGDIKSKSRSRSQSRSNSPLPVPPSKARSVSPPPKRASRSRSRSRSKSRSRSRSSSRD; from the exons ATGCCGCGCGTCTACATAGGACGCTTGAGCTACAACGTCCGGGAGAAGGACATCCAGCGCTTTTTCAGTGGTTATGGCCGCCTCCTCGAAGTAGACCTCAAAAATGG GTACGGCTTTGTGGAGTTCGAGGACTCCCGCGACGCCGACGACGCCGTTTACGAGCTGAACGGCAAGGAGCTCTGCGGCGAGCGCGTAATCGTAGAGCACGCCAGGGGCCCGCGTCGCGATCGCGACGGCTACAGCTACGGAAGCCGCA GTGGTGGAGGTGGATACAGCAGTCGGAGAACATCTGGCAGAGACAAATACGGACCACCTGTTCGTACAGAATACAGGCTTATTGTAGAAAATCTTTCTAGTCGGTGCAGTTGGCAAGATTTAAAG GATTTTATGCGACAAGCAGGTGAAGTAACCTATGCGGATGCCCACAAGGAACGAACAAATGAGGGTGTAATTGAGTTTCGCTCCTACTCTGACATGAAGCGTGCTTTGGACAAACTGGATGGCACAGAAATAAATGGCAGAAATATTAGGCTTATTGAAGATAAGCCGCGCACAAGCCATAGGCGATCTTACTCTGGAAGCAGATCCAG GTCTCGATCTAGAAGACGGTCACGAAGTAGGAGTCGCAGGAGCAGCCGCAGTAGATCTCGAAGTATCTCAAAAAGTCGCTCCCG TTCCAGGTCGCGGAGCAAAGGTCGATCACGTTCTCGATCAAAAGGCAGGAAATCTAGATCAAAGAGCAAATCTAAGCCCAAGTCTGATCGGGTCTCCCATTCACATTCTCGAAGCAGATCTAAGGATGAGTATGAGAAATCTCGAAGCAGGTCTCGGTCCCGATCCcccaaagaaaatggaaagggtGATATAAAGTCAAAATCCAGATCAAGGAGCCAGTCCCGTTCCAATTCGCCGCTACCTGTTCCACCCTCAAAGGCCCGTTCTGTGTCCCCTCCACCAAAAAGAGCTTCAAGATCCCGTTCTAGGTCTCGTTCAAAGTCAAGATCAAGGTCCAGGTCGAGTTCCAGAGATTAA